A genomic window from Ilyobacter polytropus DSM 2926 includes:
- a CDS encoding AMP-binding protein: MEFIRDFEKSAIIYEGKEISYSDIISAAKFISEDIDICKGDRVMIFMENRPEYIYSFLGVWDRSGICVCIDASFDEKEFSYYLNDSAPKCVFVSNETITAATKACQISGLDTQLINVDEIKINYNFTKEKLLKSPERNDVSLILYTSGTTGNPKGVMLTMDNILLNIESLDKYNMFRESDVILGILPLHHIFPLLGVGVLPLYKGSTIVFLKDISSQGIKNSLKEHKITIILGVPRLWEMFHKGIMGKINSSKAAKLLFKLSKKLKNEKFSRMIFRKVHEEFGGNIRFLVSGGSKLDAHLTEDFTAMGMRICEGYGMTETAPMIAFNPDTEIIPGSAGKILPGINVKTSEDGEILVKGRNVMRGYYNKPKETSQVIDSKGWLHTGDLGYLKKDIIFVTGRKKEMIVLSNGKNINPIEIEKQLMENTDIIQEVALVENNKILTAVIYPDFNLISAQGINNIKETLKWGAVDKYNIQAPSYKKILDIKIVKQELPKTKLGKIRRFKISELLKENTKIEVEIKEPNFQQYKLLKKFLSEIKNISVFPDSHLELDLGLDSLDMVEVLAYIESSFGVRCDEKTISENPTLEKLSYYLKENSGELNEKQFNWSEILNKKVDIELPKSNIVGSAMKKILKLLFMSRLNLKKETLENIPREPCIFVGNHQSFIDGFILNEALPGKILKKTYYMAKVKHFKSPIMKILGKNANILVVDINKNLSESLQLIAQALKKGKNIVIFPEGIRSRDGKIGEFKKSFAIIAKELNIPIAPFGIKGAYEAFPTGAKIPKSGKLHIKFFDKIYPGKLNYDEISSKVMDEIKDWVEG, from the coding sequence GTGGAGTTTATAAGGGATTTTGAAAAGAGTGCAATTATATATGAAGGAAAAGAGATTTCATACAGTGATATCATATCGGCTGCTAAATTTATAAGTGAAGATATTGATATATGCAAAGGTGACAGAGTAATGATATTTATGGAAAATAGACCTGAATATATCTATTCATTTTTGGGTGTTTGGGACAGGTCAGGTATCTGTGTGTGTATTGATGCCAGTTTTGATGAGAAAGAATTTTCATACTATCTCAATGATTCGGCTCCAAAGTGTGTTTTTGTTTCGAATGAAACTATAACAGCTGCTACAAAAGCTTGTCAAATATCCGGACTGGATACACAGCTTATAAATGTAGATGAAATAAAGATAAATTACAATTTTACAAAGGAGAAACTTTTAAAATCTCCTGAGAGAAATGATGTTTCTCTTATACTTTACACATCAGGTACAACTGGTAATCCAAAAGGTGTAATGCTGACAATGGACAACATCCTCCTAAATATTGAAAGTCTAGATAAATACAACATGTTTAGGGAAAGTGATGTAATCTTGGGGATTTTACCTCTGCATCACATATTTCCATTACTTGGCGTGGGGGTTCTTCCCCTTTACAAAGGGTCTACAATAGTTTTCCTAAAGGACATATCATCTCAGGGAATAAAAAATAGTTTGAAAGAGCATAAAATCACAATAATATTAGGAGTTCCTAGACTGTGGGAGATGTTTCATAAGGGGATTATGGGAAAAATAAACTCCAGCAAGGCGGCAAAACTTCTTTTTAAACTTTCAAAGAAATTAAAAAATGAAAAATTCAGCAGAATGATATTTAGAAAAGTCCATGAAGAATTTGGAGGGAATATCAGATTTTTAGTTTCTGGGGGATCAAAACTTGATGCTCATCTCACGGAAGATTTTACAGCTATGGGTATGAGAATATGTGAAGGCTATGGTATGACGGAAACTGCTCCGATGATAGCGTTTAATCCTGATACGGAGATTATTCCAGGTTCTGCAGGGAAGATTCTTCCGGGAATTAATGTAAAAACATCAGAGGACGGAGAGATACTTGTAAAAGGACGGAATGTCATGAGAGGGTATTATAATAAGCCTAAAGAGACATCCCAGGTAATAGATTCAAAAGGTTGGCTGCATACAGGCGACTTAGGCTACCTAAAAAAAGATATTATTTTTGTCACTGGAAGAAAAAAAGAGATGATAGTTTTATCCAATGGTAAAAACATAAATCCTATAGAGATAGAAAAACAACTTATGGAAAATACAGACATAATCCAAGAAGTAGCGTTGGTGGAAAACAACAAGATACTTACAGCTGTTATTTATCCTGACTTTAATTTAATCTCTGCCCAGGGTATAAATAATATAAAAGAAACTCTTAAATGGGGAGCTGTGGACAAATATAATATCCAGGCTCCGAGTTACAAAAAAATACTGGATATAAAAATAGTAAAGCAAGAACTTCCAAAGACAAAACTTGGAAAAATCAGAAGATTTAAAATTTCAGAATTATTGAAAGAAAATACAAAAATAGAGGTTGAAATAAAGGAGCCGAACTTCCAGCAGTATAAATTATTAAAAAAATTCCTTTCTGAAATTAAAAATATATCTGTATTTCCAGATTCACATTTAGAATTAGATCTAGGTCTTGATTCTTTGGATATGGTGGAAGTTTTGGCATATATTGAGTCTAGTTTTGGAGTGAGGTGTGATGAAAAAACTATTTCAGAAAATCCAACTCTGGAAAAGCTTTCTTATTATTTAAAGGAAAATTCCGGTGAGCTTAATGAAAAACAATTTAACTGGTCGGAGATTCTAAATAAAAAAGTTGATATTGAACTCCCCAAATCCAATATAGTGGGATCAGCTATGAAGAAAATTCTGAAATTATTATTTATGTCCCGTTTGAATTTGAAAAAGGAAACTTTGGAAAACATTCCTAGGGAACCTTGTATATTTGTGGGGAATCATCAAAGTTTTATAGATGGATTTATTTTAAATGAAGCCCTTCCGGGGAAAATTCTGAAAAAAACTTACTATATGGCAAAGGTTAAACATTTTAAATCTCCTATTATGAAAATTCTTGGGAAAAATGCAAATATACTGGTGGTGGACATCAATAAAAATCTTTCTGAGTCACTACAGTTAATTGCACAGGCATTAAAAAAAGGTAAAAATATAGTTATTTTTCCAGAGGGGATTAGGAGTAGAGACGGGAAAATCGGGGAATTTAAAAAATCCTTTGCAATAATCGCAAAGGAACTTAATATACCAATTGCTCCCTTTGGTATAAAAGGGGCTTATGAGGCCTTTCCTACAGGAGCCAAGATCCCCAAATCAGGGAAACTTCATATAAAATTTTTCGATAAAATATATCCAGGTAAATTAAATTATGATGAGATTTCTTCAAAAGTAATGGATGAAATAAAAGATTGGGTAGAAGGGTAA
- a CDS encoding sigma-70 family RNA polymerase sigma factor, translating to MEVNLVKMAQEGDQEAVTEIFNKYRGLVLMKSKNYFLNGADRDDLLQEGMIGLLKAIRAYDEGKNTSFNTFASLCIKRQIITAIKNSNSGKHRMLNLASNGFYEGEESNVSYERKSFNFYNPEEIFLGKEKLEALKKYLNDNLSKMENEIFDYMLLGNNYIEIAEKTSRKIKSVDNAIQRIKKKVKGFLEDYELLRRLELGEL from the coding sequence ATGGAAGTCAATTTGGTTAAGATGGCTCAAGAGGGGGATCAAGAAGCGGTTACTGAGATTTTCAACAAGTATAGGGGACTTGTTTTAATGAAGAGTAAGAATTACTTCCTAAACGGAGCCGACAGAGACGATTTATTGCAAGAGGGAATGATAGGTCTTTTAAAAGCCATAAGAGCTTATGACGAAGGAAAAAACACATCTTTTAATACATTTGCATCTCTATGTATAAAAAGACAGATAATAACAGCTATAAAAAATTCTAATTCAGGTAAGCATCGCATGCTTAATCTGGCTTCTAATGGATTTTATGAAGGTGAAGAAAGTAACGTTTCATACGAACGTAAGTCTTTTAACTTTTATAACCCAGAAGAGATATTTTTAGGAAAAGAAAAATTAGAAGCTTTGAAAAAATACTTAAATGATAATTTAAGTAAAATGGAAAACGAAATCTTTGATTATATGCTATTGGGGAACAACTATATTGAGATTGCTGAAAAAACAAGTAGAAAAATAAAATCTGTGGACAATGCTATTCAAAGAATCAAAAAGAAAGTTAAAGGATTTTTGGAAGATTACGAACTTCTGAGAAGATTGGAACTAGGGGAACTCTAA
- a CDS encoding toxin-antitoxin system YwqK family antitoxin, which yields MKKIILFLFLILSLASYSEKVTVHYENGNLYRTANFEDGKLDGKMLVYYENGNLEVKSYWKEGKLEGERIFYYKNGNISEESNWKNGQQEGEVVIYYENGNIEGRSNWKNGKQEGETVYYYRNGKIGQKSNWKDGKIEGLVIHYYESGKISEESNWKDGKLEGEITGYYEDGKIEGTSTWKDGKLDGTAMIYYENGNTKGVINFKNGRQDGITLLYHENGNISEKSIWKNGEEEGEVYLYDIDGNLYRVESYSDGKVDNIMRTY from the coding sequence ATGAAAAAAATAATATTATTTTTATTTCTGATTCTAAGTCTTGCTTCCTACTCAGAAAAAGTAACGGTACATTATGAAAATGGTAATTTATATAGAACAGCAAACTTTGAAGATGGCAAGCTAGACGGGAAGATGCTGGTTTATTATGAAAACGGTAACTTAGAAGTAAAATCATACTGGAAAGAAGGTAAATTAGAAGGTGAAAGAATATTTTACTATAAAAATGGAAATATAAGTGAAGAATCCAACTGGAAAAACGGTCAACAAGAAGGAGAAGTAGTGATTTACTACGAGAACGGAAATATAGAGGGTAGATCAAATTGGAAAAATGGTAAGCAGGAAGGTGAGACAGTATATTACTATAGAAACGGGAAAATAGGACAAAAGTCCAACTGGAAAGATGGAAAAATAGAGGGACTGGTAATACATTATTATGAAAGCGGGAAAATAAGTGAAGAATCCAACTGGAAAGACGGTAAACTAGAGGGGGAGATAACAGGTTACTATGAAGATGGAAAAATAGAGGGTACATCAACTTGGAAAGACGGTAAATTAGACGGTACAGCAATGATTTATTATGAAAACGGAAACACAAAAGGAGTAATAAACTTTAAAAATGGAAGGCAAGATGGGATAACATTACTTTATCATGAAAATGGAAATATAAGTGAAAAGTCTATTTGGAAAAATGGTGAAGAAGAAGGCGAAGTATACTTATATGATATTGATGGGAATCTATATAGGGTAGAAAGTTATTCTGATGGAAAGGTAGACAATATAATGCGAACTTATTGA
- a CDS encoding transposase, protein MMEEKRRYARFSEEKQKQIAELSFLKIKTKVELSNEYGITTNTVAAWEKKYFGGPKKDMELSAQDKEIIRLKNLLKEKEEDIEILKKATAIFSRKKR, encoded by the coding sequence ATGATGGAAGAAAAAAGAAGATATGCAAGATTTTCAGAGGAGAAACAGAAGCAAATCGCTGAGCTTTCTTTCCTTAAAATAAAAACAAAGGTAGAGCTATCAAATGAATACGGTATTACCACTAATACTGTTGCTGCCTGGGAAAAGAAATACTTTGGAGGTCCTAAGAAGGACATGGAGTTAAGCGCTCAAGACAAAGAAATTATCAGGTTGAAAAATCTACTTAAGGAAAAAGAAGAGGATATAGAGATCTTAAAAAAGGCTACAGCCATATTCTCAAGGAAAAAAAGATAA
- a CDS encoding AMP-binding protein, with protein MEFVRDYEKTAIFFRDKEYTYKDLIQGAKYYSTLLDLEKGKRAVVFSENRPEIAFSVFAIWEKNGVSINADGGYSSEELAYVLSDSDPKYIFTSEKNYDTALEAKRLSDSHVKIIKFEDVIIPENFQVENWVLSSPEKEEVAVILYTSGTTGNPKGVMLTVGNIMSNLDALKKIKLYDENDRFLALLPYHHVFPLVINLFAPFHNGSMVVMLDEISSETIREALQKYKITIMIGVPRLWELLHKGIMNKINSSKAALYLFRTCEKIKFEWLRKKIFKKVHDAFGGSMRIMASGGAKLDPDIMKNLTTLGFKMLEGYGLTETSPIITFNNPDDARMGSAGVPIPGVEVKISDDGEVLARGLNVMKGYLNRPETTSQVIDSDGWFHTGDLGELRDGHLYLIGRKKEMIVLSNGKNINPADIEIEIMKDAKLIKEMAVTEYNKHLVAIVYPDFEAIKEANITNIKETLKWEIIDKYNVTAPKYRKILEIKIVKEELPKTKLGKLRRFKLSELIEGSEDKQEEKTDKKVSEELQTNEYKKIEKYLKENHGVDVTPESHLELDLGLDSLDLVEILSFIENSFGVEIQEDEFVNIGSIEDLCKFIREKGGEYREGDINWNTILNKDIEVDLPKSAIASKIFKLLTAPIFKFRLSLEKTGMENIPDTPCIFAGNHQSLADGFAFNQALSNKRLEKTYYLATVVQFKTPLKIFLAKRGNVVIVDINKNLKETLQIAAKVLKSGKNLVIFPEGARTRDGEIQEFKKSFAILSKELNIPIVPFGIDGAYEAMPYGKSFPQRGKMRLNFFPAVDPEGKELEEIINETKDTIDKWIKKS; from the coding sequence ATGGAATTTGTCAGAGATTACGAAAAGACAGCCATATTTTTTAGAGATAAAGAATACACTTACAAAGATCTGATACAGGGTGCTAAATATTATTCCACACTTTTAGACCTGGAAAAAGGCAAGAGGGCAGTTGTTTTTTCAGAAAACAGACCTGAAATAGCTTTTTCTGTATTTGCCATATGGGAAAAAAACGGAGTTTCTATTAATGCTGACGGAGGGTATAGTTCTGAGGAGCTTGCTTATGTACTATCTGATTCCGACCCAAAATATATTTTTACTTCTGAGAAAAACTATGATACAGCTTTAGAGGCCAAAAGACTTTCTGACTCTCATGTAAAAATAATAAAATTTGAGGATGTTATTATACCTGAAAATTTTCAGGTGGAAAACTGGGTTCTTAGTTCCCCGGAAAAAGAGGAAGTGGCAGTTATCCTCTATACCTCTGGAACAACTGGTAATCCAAAAGGTGTAATGCTCACAGTGGGAAATATCATGTCCAATCTAGATGCTTTAAAAAAAATAAAACTTTATGATGAAAATGACAGGTTTCTTGCACTTCTTCCTTATCATCATGTGTTTCCCCTGGTTATAAACTTATTTGCTCCATTTCACAACGGCTCTATGGTGGTTATGCTAGATGAAATATCTTCAGAGACCATAAGGGAAGCGCTACAAAAATATAAAATAACCATAATGATAGGGGTACCTAGACTATGGGAGCTCTTACACAAGGGGATTATGAATAAGATAAACAGCAGCAAGGCTGCCTTATACCTTTTCAGAACCTGTGAAAAGATAAAGTTTGAATGGCTCAGAAAAAAAATATTTAAAAAAGTACATGATGCTTTTGGGGGCAGTATGAGAATAATGGCCTCAGGAGGGGCAAAGTTAGATCCAGATATAATGAAGAATCTGACTACTTTAGGGTTTAAAATGCTAGAGGGTTACGGCCTGACTGAGACCTCTCCCATAATTACATTTAACAACCCGGATGATGCCAGGATGGGATCTGCAGGAGTACCTATACCAGGTGTAGAGGTGAAAATATCAGATGACGGTGAAGTATTGGCACGTGGACTCAATGTGATGAAAGGCTACCTCAACAGACCAGAAACTACTTCCCAAGTGATAGATTCTGACGGCTGGTTTCACACAGGTGATCTAGGTGAACTCCGTGATGGACATCTTTATCTTATCGGTAGAAAAAAAGAGATGATAGTTTTATCTAACGGTAAGAATATAAATCCGGCAGATATTGAAATAGAGATAATGAAGGATGCCAAGCTCATAAAAGAGATGGCAGTTACAGAATATAACAAACACCTTGTGGCAATTGTTTATCCTGATTTTGAAGCTATAAAAGAAGCTAATATAACCAATATCAAAGAGACACTGAAGTGGGAGATCATAGATAAGTACAATGTAACAGCTCCTAAGTACCGTAAAATTCTAGAGATAAAAATCGTGAAAGAGGAGCTGCCGAAAACAAAACTTGGTAAGCTCAGAAGATTTAAGCTAAGTGAGCTTATAGAGGGAAGCGAGGATAAGCAGGAGGAAAAAACTGATAAAAAAGTTTCAGAAGAACTCCAAACCAATGAATATAAGAAGATAGAAAAGTATCTGAAGGAAAATCACGGGGTGGATGTGACTCCTGAATCACATTTAGAGCTTGATCTAGGTCTTGATTCCCTGGATTTAGTAGAGATATTATCCTTTATAGAAAACTCCTTTGGGGTGGAGATACAAGAGGATGAATTTGTAAACATAGGAAGTATAGAGGATCTATGCAAATTCATAAGAGAAAAAGGTGGAGAATATCGTGAGGGAGATATAAACTGGAATACCATCCTTAATAAGGATATAGAGGTTGATCTGCCAAAATCTGCTATTGCTAGCAAAATATTCAAACTTTTAACGGCCCCTATATTTAAATTCCGATTAAGCCTTGAAAAGACAGGTATGGAAAATATACCGGATACTCCTTGTATATTTGCAGGAAATCATCAAAGTCTTGCTGATGGATTTGCCTTTAATCAAGCATTGTCAAACAAAAGACTTGAAAAAACATATTACCTGGCAACGGTAGTCCAGTTTAAGACTCCTCTGAAGATTTTCTTAGCAAAGAGAGGTAATGTTGTCATTGTAGATATAAATAAAAACTTGAAAGAAACTCTTCAAATAGCGGCAAAAGTTTTGAAAAGTGGGAAAAATCTTGTAATATTTCCTGAAGGAGCAAGGACAAGGGATGGAGAAATCCAAGAATTCAAAAAGTCTTTTGCCATACTCTCAAAAGAGCTAAATATACCTATTGTTCCATTTGGAATAGACGGGGCCTATGAGGCTATGCCGTATGGAAAATCATTTCCACAACGAGGGAAAATGAGACTTAATTTCTTCCCGGCAGTTGATCCTGAGGGAAAAGAACTAGAAGAAATAATAAACGAAACGAAAGATACGATAGATAAGTGGATAAAAAAATCTTAA
- a CDS encoding IS3 family transposase: MLKEKKITKRELFIFVEIHRNVHSISQICRALEVSRSGFNKFQNNKTTERKKKDQGILDSILEVRKNRHKRSYGAPRLKVELKDEYGIITSERRINRIMKENDISVNSTKKFKTGNEKSKRENITGNIVKRKFKVGRKNEVWVTDITYIWTSEGWLYLSTIMDLFSRRIIAYDIGKRMTSELVIDTLTRSFLLEEPEEELIIHSDQGSQYSSREYSNLVKKLGLIQSMSRRGNCYDNAVIESFHASLKKEMIYVEGLVTKRYMKAMVFDYIEFYNKERRHSFLGNVSPVEFEKIQKKLVLG, encoded by the coding sequence ATTCTCAAGGAAAAAAAGATAACTAAGAGGGAACTCTTTATCTTCGTTGAAATACACAGAAATGTTCATTCTATATCTCAGATATGTAGAGCCCTAGAAGTCTCTCGAAGTGGTTTTAATAAGTTTCAGAATAACAAAACTACTGAGAGAAAGAAAAAGGATCAAGGGATTCTAGATAGTATTCTAGAGGTCAGAAAGAACAGACATAAGAGGAGCTATGGAGCCCCTAGACTAAAGGTTGAGCTCAAAGATGAATATGGCATAATAACAAGCGAAAGACGAATAAATAGAATAATGAAAGAAAATGATATATCAGTTAATTCTACCAAGAAGTTTAAAACAGGAAATGAAAAGAGTAAAAGAGAAAATATCACAGGAAATATTGTAAAAAGAAAATTCAAAGTAGGTAGAAAAAATGAGGTCTGGGTTACAGATATCACATATATTTGGACAAGCGAAGGTTGGCTATATTTAAGCACAATTATGGATCTTTTTTCTAGAAGGATTATCGCCTACGATATAGGTAAGCGCATGACTAGTGAGTTAGTAATAGATACTTTAACAAGGTCATTTTTACTGGAGGAACCAGAGGAAGAACTGATAATTCATAGTGATCAAGGATCGCAATATTCGAGTAGGGAGTACTCTAACCTTGTAAAGAAGCTAGGATTAATCCAATCTATGAGTAGACGTGGGAACTGTTATGATAATGCAGTAATAGAATCCTTTCATGCTTCTTTGAAGAAAGAGATGATTTATGTAGAAGGTTTAGTAACTAAAAGGTATATGAAGGCAATGGTATTTGATTACATAGAATTTTATAATAAAGAGAGGAGACACAGTTTCTTAGGAAATGTCTCCCCTGTTGAGTTTGAAAAAATACAGAAAAAATTGGTGTTAGGTTGA